One Hippocampus zosterae strain Florida chromosome 21, ASM2543408v3, whole genome shotgun sequence genomic region harbors:
- the LOC127594199 gene encoding ras-related protein Rab-19-like: MQNPGTEHDDSFDYLFKIILIGDSNVGKTCVVQNFKSGVFSEKQQNTIGVDFTVRTLDIEGKKVKMQVWDTAGQERFRTITQSYYRSAHGAMITYDITRRTTFESVSDWIHEVELYGAANVVLVLIGNKCDLEDEREVLFEEACIIAKERGALAALETSAKEGQNVEESFMLMARELLSRNGLQVQQDELESFGMPRQLLRTNSRPVNGTVGAFTSADKKSCC; the protein is encoded by the exons ATGCAGAACCCAGGAACGGAACATGACGACTCCTTTGACTACCTGTTCAAGATTATCCTGATCGGAGACTCCAATGTGGGGAAAACCTGCGTGGTCCAGAACTTCAAGTCTGGAGTTTTTTCAGAGAAGCAGCAGAACACCATTGGGGTGGATTTCACCGTGCGCACTTTGGATATTGAAGGCAAGAAAGTCAAG ATGCAAGTGTGGGACACGGCGGGACAGGAACGCTTCCGAACCATCACTCAGAGCTACTACCGCAGCGCTCACGGCGCCATGATCACCTATGACATCACGCGACGCACCACTTTTGAGTCAGTGAGCGACTGGATACACGAGGTGGAGCTCTACGGGGCGGCCAACGTGGTGCTGGTTCTCATTG GTAACAAATGCGATTTGGAGGACGAGCGTGAGGTTCTGTTTGAGGAGGCCTGCATTATCGCAAAAGAAAGGGGTGCACTTGCTGCGCTGGAAACATCTGCCAAG GAGGGTCAGAATGTAGAGGAGAGCTTCATGTTGATGGCGAGAGAGCTCCTGTCTCGTAACGGCCTTCAGGTCCAGCAAGATGAGCTGGAAAGCTTTGGCATGCCCCGACAACTCCTCAGGACTAATTCCCGTCCGGTGAACGGCACTGTGGGCGCCTTCACATCGGCGGACAAGAAGTCGTGTTGTTGA
- the LOC127594194 gene encoding tetraspanin-8-like isoform X1, with product MGKVNIWLKRSFIVVASLLAIIGALMLAGTLFSHGQYHADEKIEEMIVGINAMYAMSITILVLPIIGLYGVCKEKRWVLIVFTVGIILCSIFVLYVAVHVLIVRPVIIELMSNFYLSMQPMNSSSEVDVKILTETQIELECCGVQQGYVEWGYNISESCLCKGAVEDCVAAPRNSSLFQPAEDTPVMIYKQPCLPKLISHLNVAINTMMGVSMGLISLWVLSCALSIAILCQLREKKDTLVVAYSREAKSGNYAVLAEPAELT from the exons ATGGGGAAAGTGAACATCTGGTTGAAAAGGAGTTTTATCGTTGTCGCAAGTCTGTTGGCG ATCATAGGGGCGCTCATGCTGGCCGGAACGCTGTTCAGCCACGGGCAGTACCACGCGGATGAGAAG ATCGAGGAAATGATTGTGGGCATCAACGCCATGTATGCTATGTCCATCACCATTTTGGTCCTGCCCATCATCGGCTTGTATGGTGTCTGCAAAGAGAAGCGATGGGTGCTCATTGTG TTCACAGTTGGAATTATCCTGTGCAGCATCTTTGTACTTTACGTGGCCGTCCACGTGCTGATCGTACGGCCGGTG ATCATTGAGCTCATGTCCAATTTCTACCTGAGCATGCAGCCAATGAACAGCAGCAGCGAGGTGGATGTGAAAATCCTGACGGAGACCCAGATCGAA TTGGAGTGCTGCGGAGTGCAACAGGGCTACGTGGAGTGGGGCTACAACATCTCCGAGTCGTGCCTGTGCAAGGGCGCCGTGGAGGACTGC GTGGCCGCCCCCAGGAACAGCAGCCTGTTTCAGCCCGCAGAGGACACGCCAGTCATGATTTATAAACAA CCATGTCTTCCGAAACTAATCTCACATTTAAACGTGGCCATCAACACAATGATGGGCGTCTCGATGGGCCTGATTTCACTTTGG GTGTTGTCCTGCGCGCTGAGCATCGCCATCTTGTGTCAGCTGAGAGAGAAAAAGGACACGTTAGTAGTGGCGTACAGTCGAGAGGCCAAATCGGGCAACTATGCCGTCCTCGCCGAACCGGCCGAGCTCACCTGA
- the LOC127594190 gene encoding tetraspanin-8-like — protein MPFRPKHHQHASLPVLLLPCAFGALSKLGVCGGGDMQRNAVVVVADKTSLKRPFIFACAVNMALCFFMLTMTAVGHRDLLQAGQLVSNASVVILYILEITCLLLSVLGVFGACTGRRWCLILFAAGMAAASQTIIVKTALSYQDIYETGVAREESKLLSMMPLSATSKVNRTLLHSIQAHFKCCGLIEGYKDWGTAIPASCHCQSPGKCIRLRGSATLGAPKNQYVYQEACLPIYVSALKRAFSLAMGIKFGSGVFWAVLLVMSLKLMVQMKRKQEFMALLQSNRYVPGAF, from the exons ATGCCGTTCCGTCCGAAACATCACCAGCACGCATCTTTGCCCGTTCTCCTTCTACCGTGTGCTTTCGGGGCGTTGTCAAAACTGGGGGTCTGCGGCGGTGGCGACATGCAGCGGAACGCGGTGGTCGTGGTGGCGGATAAAACCAGCCTGAAGAGGCCGTTCATTTTCGCCTGCGCCGTCAACATG GCTCTGTGCTTCTTCATGCTGACCATGACAGCGGTGGGCCACCGGGACCTCTTGCAAGCGGGACAG CTGGTGTCCAACGCGTCTGTGGTGATTTTGTACATCCTGGAGATCACCTGCCTGCTGCTGTCCGTGCTCGGCGTGTTCGGAGCCTGCACGGGAAGGAGGTGGTGTTTGATTCTG TTTGCCGCCGGGATGGCAGCAGCCAGTCAAACAATCATCGTGAAAACGGCGCTAAGCTACCAGGACATTTACGAG ACGGGCGTAGCAAGAGAAGAGTCTAAGTTGCTGTCCATGATGCCTTTGAGTGCCACAAGCAAAGTCAACAGGACTTTGCTTCATAGTATTCAAGCACAT TTTAAATGCTGTGGGCTCATCGAAGGCTACAAAGACTGGGGCACAGCCATCCCTGCTTCTTGTCATTGTCAGTCGCCGGGGAAATGC ATACGACTGCGAGGCAGCGCCACTCTGGGGGCTCCAAAGAACCAATACGTTTATCAGGAG GCTTGCCTACCAATCTATGTCTCGGCATTGAAACGAGCATTCTCGTTGGCCATGGGAATTAAATTTGGAAGTGGAGTGTTCTGg gcggtTCTGCTGGTGATGAGCTTAAAGCTGATGGTGCAGATGAAGCGAAAACAGGAATTCATGGCCCTGCTCCAATCCAACCGTTACGTCCCCGGTGCCTTCTAG
- the LOC127594194 gene encoding tetraspanin-8-like isoform X2, whose translation MLAGTLFSHGQYHADEKIEEMIVGINAMYAMSITILVLPIIGLYGVCKEKRWVLIVFTVGIILCSIFVLYVAVHVLIVRPVIIELMSNFYLSMQPMNSSSEVDVKILTETQIELECCGVQQGYVEWGYNISESCLCKGAVEDCVAAPRNSSLFQPAEDTPVMIYKQPCLPKLISHLNVAINTMMGVSMGLISLWVLSCALSIAILCQLREKKDTLVVAYSREAKSGNYAVLAEPAELT comes from the exons ATGCTGGCCGGAACGCTGTTCAGCCACGGGCAGTACCACGCGGATGAGAAG ATCGAGGAAATGATTGTGGGCATCAACGCCATGTATGCTATGTCCATCACCATTTTGGTCCTGCCCATCATCGGCTTGTATGGTGTCTGCAAAGAGAAGCGATGGGTGCTCATTGTG TTCACAGTTGGAATTATCCTGTGCAGCATCTTTGTACTTTACGTGGCCGTCCACGTGCTGATCGTACGGCCGGTG ATCATTGAGCTCATGTCCAATTTCTACCTGAGCATGCAGCCAATGAACAGCAGCAGCGAGGTGGATGTGAAAATCCTGACGGAGACCCAGATCGAA TTGGAGTGCTGCGGAGTGCAACAGGGCTACGTGGAGTGGGGCTACAACATCTCCGAGTCGTGCCTGTGCAAGGGCGCCGTGGAGGACTGC GTGGCCGCCCCCAGGAACAGCAGCCTGTTTCAGCCCGCAGAGGACACGCCAGTCATGATTTATAAACAA CCATGTCTTCCGAAACTAATCTCACATTTAAACGTGGCCATCAACACAATGATGGGCGTCTCGATGGGCCTGATTTCACTTTGG GTGTTGTCCTGCGCGCTGAGCATCGCCATCTTGTGTCAGCTGAGAGAGAAAAAGGACACGTTAGTAGTGGCGTACAGTCGAGAGGCCAAATCGGGCAACTATGCCGTCCTCGCCGAACCGGCCGAGCTCACCTGA
- the lrrc17 gene encoding leucine-rich repeat-containing protein 17, whose amino-acid sequence MRLLAALCLLLFLRFAEPRRGRRSDAAERGSAEWAHTRGRGRRQTQECKEYFDAGEKYLDCQDRQLTTVMEGWPKDIHHLLLARNKIQVLRDNMFSQFSQLKSLDLQQNSISMVEDRAFNGLSKLRTLLLQHNSLKTASDEVLLPMPRLTYLRLYDNPWSCHCPLDSFLRTLQVPSNRNLGNYAKCAEPLSLRGQKLKKLNVDSLCAGDNRVDETQPKPPTKKIVATSMCHTYMFPKPVLDCNYKGLSNVPSDLPSDIVKMDLSGNNIKHLRPKQFLHSKDLKMLNLSSTSLNQIDSGAFAGLLYLRELDLSNNSLHYFQYAVLEDLYFLRKLSLSNNPWICDYNIHYLIYWLKLHPGVAHTGLICAEPREFRGWRVVDYVKTYNGECPKDIQTGGVNNGAQGGTENEAQELVGETEEGVQLRPLKNRKMKKFEIIRLS is encoded by the exons ATGCGTCTCCTCGCCGCCCTGTGTCTCTTGCTGTTCCTGCGGTTCGCCGAGCCCCGCCGAGGCCGGCGGTCCGACGCCGCGGAGCGAGGGAGCGCCGAGTGGGCCCATACGCGGGGTAGGGGAAGGCGCCAAACTCAGGAATGCAAGGAGTACTTTGACGCGGGGGAGAAGTACCTGGACTGTCAGGACAGGCAGTTGACCACCGTGATGGAAGGATGGCCCAAAGATATCCACCACCTGCTGCTGGCCAGGAATAAAATCCAG GTTCTGAGGGACAACATGTTCTCCCAGTTCAGCCAACTAAAGAGCCTGGACCTCCAACAGAATTCCATTTCCATGGTGGAAGACCGAGCATTTAACGGCCTTTCCAAGCTCAGGACGCTGCTGCTGCAACACAACAGCCTGAAAACGGCCTCCGATGAGGTCCTGCTCCCCATGCCCCGCCTTACCTACCTCCGTCTCTACGACAACCCCTGGAGCTGTCACTGCCCGTTGGACAGCTTTCTTAGGACGCTGCAGGTGCCTAGTAACCGCAACCTGGGCAATTACGCCAAGTGCGCTGAGCCCCTTTCGCTGAGGGGCCAGAAGCTGAAGAAGCTGAACGTGGACTCGTTGTGTGCAGGTGACAACCGGGTGGATGAGACTCAACCTAAGCCACCCACCAAAAAGATAGTGGCCACATCCATGTGCCATACCTACATGTTCCCCAAACCCGTGCTGGACTGCAACTACAAAG GTTTGAGCAACGTCCCGTCCGACCTTCCCTCCGACATCGTGAAGATGGATCTGTCCGGCAACAACATCAAACATCTCAGGCCTAAGCAGTTCCTGCATTCCAAAGACCTCAAGATGCTCAACCTCAGCAGCACCAGCCTGAACCAAATAGACTCAG GTGCATTTGCGGGACTGCTGTACCTCCGCGAGTTGGATCTGTCCAACAACAGCCTCCACTACTTCCAGTACGCCGTCCTGGAGGACCTCTACTTCCTGCGCAAGCTGTCCTTGAGCAACAACCCGTGGATCTGCGACTACAACATCCACTATTTGATCTACTGGCTCAAGCTGCACCCCGGCGTTGCCCACACGGGCCTCATCTGCGCCGAGCCGCGCGAGTTCCGGGGTTGGCGTGTGGTTGACTACGTGAAGACCTACAATGGGGAGTGTCCCAAGGATATACAGACAGGAGGGGTCAACAACGGGGCACAAGGGGGGACGGAGAACGAGGCGCAAGAGCTGGTGGGGGAGACGGAGGAAGGGGTCCAGCTGAGGCCCCTGAAAAACCGGAAGATGAAAAAGTTTGAGATCATCAGGTTGAGTTAA